The following proteins come from a genomic window of Kitasatospora sp. NBC_01246:
- a CDS encoding methyltransferase domain-containing protein, giving the protein MTGKHEAEAGRARPASALIANGSLTTDWLASYDAVPRHLFVPDTIWPGRADGVRQGRAVHRDTDPAAWWEAVHSDVPLTTQWDDGEHTGDDVGTMPTSSNSMPTMVFSMLAALDVEDGHRVLEIGTGTGWNAALLAHRVGSGNVVSVEVDRASAADAERRLARAGYTPRLVVGDGAEGHPEAAPYDRVIATCSVGWVPYPWVAQARPGAVIVAPWGPEYGGEALVRLTAAADGTASGRFVGSSAFMRLRRQRSARPDSLAYLSGPWPADGTASTTSLSPEAVGGWLEMFAVGVQRPGVFPLTERYDDGTYTLWLHDTAVTSWATADWAPGRAAYEVVQSGPRRLWDEVATAWQWWRDQGRPGFDRFGLTVTPSGHTVWLDAPDNPVPLGP; this is encoded by the coding sequence GTGACCGGGAAGCACGAAGCGGAGGCCGGTCGGGCCCGGCCGGCCTCCGCGCTCATCGCGAACGGGTCGCTCACCACGGACTGGCTGGCGTCGTACGACGCCGTTCCCCGTCACCTCTTCGTCCCGGACACGATCTGGCCCGGTCGGGCCGACGGCGTCCGCCAGGGCCGGGCCGTCCACCGGGACACCGACCCGGCGGCCTGGTGGGAGGCCGTCCACTCGGACGTGCCGCTCACCACCCAGTGGGACGACGGTGAGCACACCGGGGACGACGTGGGCACCATGCCCACGTCGTCCAACTCCATGCCCACCATGGTCTTCTCGATGCTCGCCGCCCTGGACGTCGAGGACGGCCACCGGGTCCTGGAGATCGGCACCGGCACCGGGTGGAACGCCGCCCTGCTGGCCCACCGGGTCGGCTCCGGGAACGTCGTCAGCGTCGAGGTGGACCGGGCCAGCGCGGCCGACGCCGAACGCCGCCTCGCCCGCGCCGGGTACACCCCGCGCCTCGTCGTCGGGGACGGCGCCGAAGGCCACCCGGAGGCGGCGCCGTACGACCGGGTGATCGCCACCTGCTCGGTCGGCTGGGTGCCGTACCCGTGGGTGGCACAGGCCCGACCCGGCGCGGTGATCGTCGCGCCGTGGGGGCCGGAGTACGGCGGTGAGGCGCTCGTACGCCTCACCGCCGCCGCCGACGGCACGGCGAGCGGCCGGTTCGTCGGCTCGTCGGCCTTCATGCGGCTGCGCCGGCAGCGGAGCGCCCGGCCGGACAGCCTGGCCTACCTCTCCGGCCCCTGGCCCGCGGACGGCACCGCGTCCACCACCAGCCTGTCCCCCGAGGCGGTCGGCGGCTGGCTGGAGATGTTCGCCGTCGGCGTGCAACGGCCCGGGGTGTTCCCGCTGACCGAGCGCTACGACGACGGCACGTACACGCTGTGGCTGCACGACACCGCCGTCACCTCGTGGGCGACCGCCGACTGGGCGCCCGGCCGCGCCGCGTACGAGGTCGTGCAGTCCGGGCCCCGACGGCTGTGGGACGAGGTGGCGACGGCCTGGCAGTGGTGGCGCGACCAGGGCCGACCGGGCTTCGACCGCTTCGGGCTCACGGTGACCCCGTCCGGCCACACCGTGTGGCTGGACGCGCCGGACAACCCGGTGCCGCTCGGCCCGTGA